A genome region from Romeriopsis navalis LEGE 11480 includes the following:
- a CDS encoding HEAT repeat domain-containing protein → MSSSKPVIPMTPELQAQHDRTDAFMAEITQQITMHQFDTTDQVLLKRMVEEGFSDTRGVMRLRFAETLGQIGEPATPVLLEAVSSHPNEVVRRASAKTLTLIGDPTAVPTLLHAFLNDPDQVVRSSSVGALARTGEVSVPPLLDILASETADQTTKGHAAWALAFIGAEATEYLTPALNSDSLDVRCAVIGAIVKVVQDQPSEKLLNILISALTDPEPTIRNDVAAGMAQINSPETIPHLILACRDSDVDVRKAAVSSLGKVGDESALETMRSLLNDDENVVRVLAKVAISQLEQRLADDDWD, encoded by the coding sequence ATGAGTAGCAGTAAACCCGTTATCCCCATGACCCCTGAGCTGCAAGCGCAGCACGATCGCACCGATGCGTTCATGGCGGAAATCACTCAGCAGATTACGATGCATCAGTTTGATACGACTGATCAAGTGTTGCTCAAACGCATGGTGGAAGAGGGGTTTAGCGATACACGCGGTGTGATGCGCCTGCGATTTGCCGAAACACTGGGGCAAATTGGTGAACCGGCGACGCCTGTGTTGCTCGAAGCAGTATCGAGTCATCCAAATGAAGTTGTCCGCCGGGCCTCAGCGAAGACGCTCACCTTAATTGGCGACCCCACCGCGGTCCCCACGCTGCTCCACGCTTTTCTCAACGATCCTGATCAGGTTGTGCGGAGTTCATCTGTTGGCGCCTTAGCGCGGACGGGCGAAGTTTCGGTGCCACCCTTACTCGATATTTTGGCCTCGGAAACGGCTGATCAAACGACGAAAGGCCATGCAGCTTGGGCTTTAGCCTTTATTGGTGCAGAGGCCACCGAATATTTAACCCCAGCCTTGAACTCTGATTCGCTGGATGTACGATGTGCGGTCATCGGCGCGATCGTCAAAGTTGTGCAAGATCAGCCGAGTGAGAAGTTACTCAATATCCTAATTTCGGCCCTCACTGATCCAGAACCGACAATTCGGAATGATGTGGCAGCAGGGATGGCTCAAATCAACTCGCCTGAGACAATTCCTCACCTTATCTTGGCTTGCCGCGATAGTGATGTGGATGTCCGGAAGGCGGCCGTTAGTTCTCTGGGCAAAGTGGGAGACGAATCCGCTTTAGAGACGATGCGATCGTTGCTCAATGATGATGAAAATGTGGTGCGCGTGTTAGCCAAGGTGGCGATTTCGCAGCTTGAACAACGCCTT